A window of Methanocaldococcus sp. genomic DNA:
AGCCATTGGAATAACTTCTACAGGAATTGGAAATTTTTCTCCTAACTTTTTTACTAATTTACTTTCATCAACTAAAACAATAAACTCCTTTGCATTGTAATCAACTATTTTTTCTTGTGTATGACATCCTCCTCCACCTTTTATTAAAAATAATGTTTTTTCTTCAACTTCATCTGCTCCATCAAATGCAATATCTACATCATACTCATCCAAAGATACTAATGGAATTCCATATTGCATAGCTAACATTTTCGCCTCGAAAGATGTAGGTATTCCAAATACTGTTAAATCTTCTTCCTGTATTTTGTTTCCAAGTTCTCTAATAAATAAAGCGGCTGTAGAACCAGAACCTAAACCTACAACCATTCCATCCTTAACATACTTTAATGCCTCTTTAGCCACTTTTAATTTTAAATCCTCATTAGCCACAGTTATCCCCTGTAAAGTTTTTTATTTTTATATATGGTTATTGGAAGTAAAAATTACTAAAATCCCATTTATATATTTTTGTTGTAATTATCAATATACCAAATTAAGGTGAGCTAAATGTATATTGGTATTGACGATACAGACAGCCCATTTAAATATTGCACTACATATATAGGTACTTTACTAATTGAGGAATTGAAAAATAATGGTTATTTTGTAGATATGCCAAAACTTATTAGAATGAATCCAATGGTTAAATATAAAACCAGAGGTAATGGAGGAGTGGCAATACATGTTTTAAATAAAGATTTATCTTTAAATGATATTGATGAAATTAAAAATATAACTATTAGAATAGTTGAAAAATATACTGATTTTGAATGTGAAAATACTAATCCAGGAATAGTGTTTTTAGATGAAAATAAATACAAAGAAAATAGGGGAAAATTAAAGGAATACTATAAAGAAGTTTTATATAAAATAGTTAGCATAGATTATGCTGAAAAATTCATTTTAAAGATTGGTGGAGATTATATCAAATACAAATTAGGGAGAGGGATTGTAGGGGCATTAGGGGCTATTTCTGCCACTCCACCATTTACTTACGAACTTTTGGCGTATAGAAAAAAAGAAATGTGGGGAAAAAAAAGAGTTATTAATGAAAATAGTGTCATAAAAATGGATAAAGAAACATTTCCATACACATTTGACAACTACGATTATGAAAATAACAAAATTTTAATAACTCCTAACACCCCATGTCCTGTTTTATTTGGAATTAGAGGAATTAATCCTGAAATTTTATTAAAGGCTATGAACATGATAGAAGGAGAAAAACCAGAAAGATTCATGATATTTAAAACAAATCAAGGAACTGATGTTCATTTAAGACCAATGAAAATTAAAGATATCTATCCAAACACTGGAGTTATTGTTTATGGAAGAGTTGTTGAAAATCCAAAAGACATAGAAGGGGGGCATGTAATATTTAGAATATTTGACAACACTGGGAAGATTGACTGTGTATCTTATGAGCCAACGAAAAAGTTTAGAGACGTTATAAGAAAATTGATTGTAGGGGATTATATAGCAGTTTATGGAACTGTAAGAGAAAAACCATTAGGAATAAATATTGAAAAAATTAAGATATTAAAGTTGGAAAAAAAGTATATTAAAGATAAAAAATGTCCATACTGTGGAGGCACATTAAAGGCAAAAGGTAAAAAAACAGGATACAAATGTAAAAAATGCAAAAAATTAATTGGATATGATGAAATTAGAAAGATAGAAGTTGAGAGAGATTTAAAAATAGGCTTTTATGAAGTTCCGGGCTCTGCAAGAAGGCATTTAAGTAAGCCTATACAGTTGATAGATTTAATTTAATAAAAATTACATTTAAAAGACTAAATCAAGATTATAAATTTTTTCAATGTTTTCCTTATGAATTTTATAAACTTTGTCTTCATCTAAAACTCCTTTTTCAATTAATTTTCTTGTAACTCTTGGAACTGTTTTTATTCCTAAAACTACTCCCGGTCTCTTTAAGTCATCAATATAGTCAGTTTCCATTACAAATCTTACAGATTTTTTAACAACATCCTCATTAACTCTCGAAGCTAAAATTGAAGGAAATATACCATACTTTTCTCCTTCTACCACCATATCTCCACAGTGATGTTTTATAACTCTTTCAGGATTTAAATTAACTTTTTTAGCCATTTCAGAAAATTCTTTAAATTGCTCTTCTGTCGAACTCTCAGCGTGAATTTGAATAGCACAGTCTAAATCTTTCGCCAAAGACATACAATATTTTAAAATCTCATTTGAAGCTCTCCAAACATCTTCATCAACTTTATAATGTGGCCTTCCAACTTCACCAATACCTACAATAAAATCATTCTCTTCCACAAGTTTTTTTGCATAATTTAAAGCGTTAATAATTTTTTCTTTTGCTTCCTCCAAACTCATAAATTTCATTAGATAAGTTAATTCAGCAGGATGTACTCCTACTAATCCAAAGGCTTTAACAGGAGTTTCTTTATTTATTTTTTCTACATCTCTAACTAAAATATCCATTGATCTTGTTAAATCTCCATCAAATGTTGGCTTGTTTATAACTATCATTACCTTTCCTCCAGCATTATAGAATATTTTAGCCACTTTTATGGCTCCATAACCCTTAACATCATCAACGTGAATATGGTTATCTGTAACAGGTAGATTTTTCAATATATCCAAATTAATCACCTTTTAATTAGCCACTTTTAAAATTCTATTTACATCTCTTTCTTTTGCTCTAAATGTTATAATATGCTTATTGTCATCTATAATATCTTCAATAATTTCAGTGTTTTCATATAAGTAAGATACTAATTTAGGATTATCTGTTTCTATTGTTCCAATTGAAAGATTTAACTTATCCATAATCATATCAATTAATTTATTTATATTTATGTGATACTTTGCAGACACAAATATAGGATTTACAATGTATCTGTCTAACTCTTCTAAAATTAACCTCTTCTTTTTTTCAGTTATTTTATCTACTTTATTAAATACAGTTATTATAGGAGATTTACAGTTAATTTTACTTAAAATTTCATGACATACCTTTAACTTTCTTCTAATTTCATCAATCTCATCAGAGGCATCTACAACAATTAATATTACATCACTATTTGCACTTTCCTCTATTGTAGATAAAAACGCCTCAATCATAAATGGTGGTAGATCATCTATAAAACCAACAGTATCAGTAACCAATATCTTTCTCTTAATATGCTTTATAGCCCTTGTAGTTGTAGTTAATGTTGTAAAAACTTGATTCTTTGCTTCTTTTCTTTCTCCAGTTAAAGCATTTAATAAACTTGTTTTCCCTGCATTTGTGTATCCAATTAATCCAACGGAATCAAATTTTTCCCTACTTTTTCTTGCTATTTTTCTATGCTCTCTAACCTTTTCTAATTTTCTTTTTATATTGGTTATCTCTCTTTTTACTTTTTGATAATATTTTTCAACTTCGTAATCTCCATAACCTCCAAATCCCGGCTGTTCTCCCATCTTAGCCAATCTTACCTTTTCCCTCGCCCTTGGTAGTTCATATTGCAACTCTGCCAATCTAACCTGCAATTGTGCCTCTTTAGTTCTCGCATGCTTATAGAATATTCTCAAAACAAGTTCAATCT
This region includes:
- a CDS encoding TatD family hydrolase gives rise to the protein MDILKNLPVTDNHIHVDDVKGYGAIKVAKIFYNAGGKVMIVINKPTFDGDLTRSMDILVRDVEKINKETPVKAFGLVGVHPAELTYLMKFMSLEEAKEKIINALNYAKKLVEENDFIVGIGEVGRPHYKVDEDVWRASNEILKYCMSLAKDLDCAIQIHAESSTEEQFKEFSEMAKKVNLNPERVIKHHCGDMVVEGEKYGIFPSILASRVNEDVVKKSVRFVMETDYIDDLKRPGVVLGIKTVPRVTRKLIEKGVLDEDKVYKIHKENIEKIYNLDLVF
- a CDS encoding tRNA(Ile)(2)-agmatinylcytidine synthase codes for the protein MYIGIDDTDSPFKYCTTYIGTLLIEELKNNGYFVDMPKLIRMNPMVKYKTRGNGGVAIHVLNKDLSLNDIDEIKNITIRIVEKYTDFECENTNPGIVFLDENKYKENRGKLKEYYKEVLYKIVSIDYAEKFILKIGGDYIKYKLGRGIVGALGAISATPPFTYELLAYRKKEMWGKKRVINENSVIKMDKETFPYTFDNYDYENNKILITPNTPCPVLFGIRGINPEILLKAMNMIEGEKPERFMIFKTNQGTDVHLRPMKIKDIYPNTGVIVYGRVVENPKDIEGGHVIFRIFDNTGKIDCVSYEPTKKFRDVIRKLIVGDYIAVYGTVREKPLGINIEKIKILKLEKKYIKDKKCPYCGGTLKAKGKKTGYKCKKCKKLIGYDEIRKIEVERDLKIGFYEVPGSARRHLSKPIQLIDLI
- the hflX gene encoding GTPase HflX, yielding MEGEKIKAILILRKDHKNDNKSMEELVELASVLYEPVETVIQIRKPDPKYQIGSGLVEKLSKKIKEKNIDIVIFGNKLTPSQKYNLAKKFKVEAIDKIELVLRIFYKHARTKEAQLQVRLAELQYELPRAREKVRLAKMGEQPGFGGYGDYEVEKYYQKVKREITNIKRKLEKVREHRKIARKSREKFDSVGLIGYTNAGKTSLLNALTGERKEAKNQVFTTLTTTTRAIKHIKRKILVTDTVGFIDDLPPFMIEAFLSTIEESANSDVILIVVDASDEIDEIRRKLKVCHEILSKINCKSPIITVFNKVDKITEKKKRLILEELDRYIVNPIFVSAKYHININKLIDMIMDKLNLSIGTIETDNPKLVSYLYENTEIIEDIIDDNKHIITFRAKERDVNRILKVAN
- the rpiA gene encoding ribose-5-phosphate isomerase RpiA codes for the protein MANEDLKLKVAKEALKYVKDGMVVGLGSGSTAALFIRELGNKIQEEDLTVFGIPTSFEAKMLAMQYGIPLVSLDEYDVDIAFDGADEVEEKTLFLIKGGGGCHTQEKIVDYNAKEFIVLVDESKLVKKLGEKFPIPVEVIPMAYRVVMKALTELGGEPVIRLGERKRGPVITDNGNMIIDVFMKNIDDPIELEKEINNIPGVVENGIFTKVDKVLVGTKKGVKTLNK